A stretch of DNA from Desulfosarcina ovata subsp. ovata:
CGCAGATGGCCCAGGCCCTGATCGACCAGAAGACCCTCTCCATCGTCGCCGGCGACTACACCTTTACCGCCAGCGGTTCTTCGGTGAAGTTTGCCGGGTTCCTGGCCGTCTACCAGAGCGCCGATGATGACGCCGAACGCAGCAAGGGCAGCCAGACCCTACCCGAACTCGAGGAAAAATCGGTCCTGACGCCACTGGGCATCGTGCCCAAACAGCACTTCACCCAGCCGCCGCCCCGTTTTTCGGAAGCCTCGCTGGTCAAGGAACTGGAGGAGAACGGCATCGGCCGGCCGAGCACCTATGCCGCCATTCTCTCCACCATTCGTGACAAGGGCTATGTGGAACTGCTTAAGGGCTATTTCCGGCCCACCGAGCTAGGCTTCATCGTCAACGATCTGCTGATCGCCAGCTTCCCGGAGATTCTCGATGTGGAGTTCACCGCCCGCATGGAAAACGACCTGGACCGCGTGGAACAGGCCGAGGTGGAATCCCTGGCCATCCTCAACCAGTTTTACGGCCCCTTCAGCAAAAAACTGGCCGAAGCTGTTGAAGGCATGCTCAGCGTCAAGGGTGTGGGCATGCCCACGGGCCTGACCTGTCCCCTGTGCAAGAAAAACCCCTTGCGCATCAAAATGGGCAAGAACGGCCATTTTCTGGCCTGCTCCGGTTATCCGGAGTGTACCTACTCCAGTGATTACGAGCGGGATGAAAAAGGCGTTATCGCCCCGGTGGCACCGGTTCAGAGCGAAGCTACGGACAAGGTGTGCGACAAATGCGGCAAGCCCATGGTGATCAAACGCGGGCGCTACGGCGACTTTCTGGCCTGCAGCGGGTATCCGGAATGCAAACACACCCAGTCGCTCAACGGCGGCGGCAGCGCCAAAGCCACCGGCGTGCCCTGCCCACAGCCGGGTTGCGACGGCGAAATCGTGGAAAAATCGTCCAAGCGGGGCAAGATTTTTTACGGCTGCAACCGATACCCGGAGTGCAGTTTCGCCAGCTGGGACAAGCCGGTGGCCAAGGCCTGTCCCGCCTGCGGCAACGCCTACATGGTCGAAAAGACCACCAAGCGGGACGGCACCATGATCGTCTGCCCCAACCGGGAATGCAAGCACAAGGAGCCAGCGGGTGAAGGCGATGGCAAATAATCCGCCGCAAGGCCGTTGGCGTTGATAGATTTTAAACCAACCCACGTAGGTGACCAGTGACAAATCGTTCCCACATCGGCACGATCAGCGCCGAGATGAACCTGGAGGCGGCACGGATCGACGCCGTGGCGCAAT
This window harbors:
- the topA gene encoding type I DNA topoisomerase: MSKPLVIVESPTKVRTIKKYLGNDYNVAATVGHIKDLPSKNLGIDIEKDFTPQYRTIPGKSKVLSQLKSAAGDTTDIYLAPDPDREGEAIAWHTAEVLKKKGRRFHRVLFHELTKKAILESMQAAQDLDRHKYEAQQARRILDRLVGYQISPLLWRKVKGGLSAGRVQSVSVRIICDRERAIQAFEPVEYWSITASLKGSQPPAFDAKLARKNGKKIEIPDEAAATAILRDLENAPFVLDKIVKRTTRRNPLPPFITSKLQQEAIRKLRFSAKKAMMIAQQLYEGIDLGPGEPVGLITYMRTDSTRIADEAAQEALQLITERFGPNYSNGKPRFFKNKNKAQDAHEAIRPTSVYHTPEKLKPYLSKDQMALYTMIWQRFMASQMAQALIDQKTLSIVAGDYTFTASGSSVKFAGFLAVYQSADDDAERSKGSQTLPELEEKSVLTPLGIVPKQHFTQPPPRFSEASLVKELEENGIGRPSTYAAILSTIRDKGYVELLKGYFRPTELGFIVNDLLIASFPEILDVEFTARMENDLDRVEQAEVESLAILNQFYGPFSKKLAEAVEGMLSVKGVGMPTGLTCPLCKKNPLRIKMGKNGHFLACSGYPECTYSSDYERDEKGVIAPVAPVQSEATDKVCDKCGKPMVIKRGRYGDFLACSGYPECKHTQSLNGGGSAKATGVPCPQPGCDGEIVEKSSKRGKIFYGCNRYPECSFASWDKPVAKACPACGNAYMVEKTTKRDGTMIVCPNRECKHKEPAGEGDGK